The stretch of DNA TCCTCCTTGGTGCGTAGAAGATGGGTTTCGCCAGCGGCTTCGTCCCAGGTGAGGGTACACTGCTCCACCGTACCCCCCTGTTCGAGAATCTCAACCTGCCGCCGGATCTCGTAGCTCAGACCCCGCTCCACACCCCGGAAGGAGTTGAGGTTCTTCATCTCCGTCCGGGTGCCGAATTCCGCAGTGCCCCACAGCCGCACCGAAATGTTGGCGTCGCACCGCAGCTGCCCCTTCTCCATGTCCGCATCGCTCACCCCGACGTACTGCAGGGTCTGCTTCAGGCGCTCCAGGTAGCGGTGAGCCTCCTCTGGTGAATGGACATCCGGCTCGCTGACAATCTCGATCAGCGGCGTTCCGCAGCGGTTGAAATCGATATAACTTTCGTCTTCCAAACCGTGAATCGCCTTCCCCGCATCTTCCTCCAGGTGAATGCGGGTGATACCCACCGTCTTAACGCTGCCGTCTTCCATACAAAAGGAAAGGCTGCCCTCCTCGCAGAGCGGCTCTTCGTACTGCGAAATCTGGTAGCCCTTGGGCAGGTCGGGGTAGAAGTAGTTCTTGCGGGCGAACCGCGAGAGTGGCCTGATCCGGCAGCCCACCGCCAGCCCCATGCGGATGGCGAACTCCACCGCCTGCTCATTCAAGACCGGTAGCACCCCGGGGTAGCCCAGGCAGACCGGGCAGGTATATGTATTGGGCGGGGCACCGTAGGTCCGCCGGCACTGGCAGAATATCTTGGTATCCGTCGACAGCTGGGCGTGCACCTCCAGCCCGATCACCGGCTCCCACTTCTCCATGGTGCTATGAAGCTCCTCTGATGCCATGATGTCAGCTTCTTATTGAGTCGAATTTACGCAATGCCTTGACGCAATTCACGGGCCAAGGCAGTAAGTCCTCCCGAAGTATTCCACCTTACCTGGGTCTCCTTTCAGCCCTTTTACTTCCTTTTCGATCCGCCGGCCAGCGGACTCTGGGCAGGCTCGGCTCTGGCTGACGGTGGGCTTTCTACCCATCTCGGCAGGACCAGCTCGAGGAACCGGGCCTACCCAAACACAGATAGGCGGGTGACGTTGTGCGTCCCGAGTGGACCATCATATCATGCTGGTAATCGTATGAGAAATATCCACACCCTTAATAAATTATCGACTGGAATAGAGTGAGCTGCATGGCAGACACAGTAGGTTACGGTCGAGGTCAACAGAATATACTGCCCGATAGCGTGATTCCTGGATAATCGGCTTCATCCAGCCGCCACCACATGGGAAAGCCTAAAAAAGCTCTAGTTGCCGTGGCTCATCCAGATGATGAGGTTCTCTGGTCCGGGGGAACCATTCTCATGCACCCCGAATACGATTGGAGCATTTACACACTTTGCCGACGGACAGATCCCGATCGAGAGCCCAGATTCCGGAAGTCTCTGGACTATCTGCGCGCCGGCGGCGAGATGGGAAACCTTAATGACGAACCCGAACAGATAGCCTTACCGACGCTTATCGTGGCAGAAGCGATCCATACTCTGGTCCCGGCCGGTCACTACGATTGGGTCCTTACCCATAGCCCACGTGGAGAATACACCCGGCATCGCCGGCACGAAGAAGTTGGACGAGCCGTGCTGAATCTCTGGGAAAAGGGAATCTTAGATGCGAAAGAAATCTGGCTGTTCGCCTACGAGGACGGCCAGGGCGCCTATCTGCCCCGGCCCATACCAGACGCGGACATCATCACACCGCTCCCGGAGTCCATCTGGCAGGCAAAATTCAGGCTTATTACCAGTATTTATGGCTTTGCGTTAGAATCTTACGAAGCCAGAACGACCCCCCGAACCGAAGCGTTCTGGCGCATTGGATCGGCGTCTGAAGTGAAACTATGGTTAACTGAAAAGGAAGCTCAACGATGAAGATTCTGGTACTTTATGATTATCCTCCGTCCCCCGGTGGACTTGCGACACAAGGGGATTTACTATACCGTGGATTGAAAGAAACAGGAGTAGATGTTCATGCCGTTCACTTTGAATCGGCGCAGGAGAAAGAGTGGTATTACCGCTGGTTTGAACCTGATGTCGTCGTGGGAATTGGCTACTGGGGCCATGTACCGCATATCGTACTTCATCCCCAGAGATATGGAGTGACTCCGGTACCCTGGCTGGTATCCAATGGCTTCATGGCGAACTATCACGAAATCCTGGAAGCCCTGCCGCTCGTGCTGGTGACTTCCAACTGGGTGAAGAAAATCTATATTCGCGACGGATTAAGCGGCAACAATATTGAATTGCTGCCGGTTGGCTGCGATACCGATGCGTTTATTGCTCGTGATCGAAGTGATCCGAAGGTGGCCAAGGTTCGGGAAGCGCTGGGTGTGGCCCCTGATCAGATCATGATTCTTACCGTGGGAGGTGACGCCGCTTCCAAGGGCGCTCAGGAAGTGATGCAGGCACTGGCACTTATCGACACCCGGGCTCCCGATTGGAAATATGTCTGCAAGGTATGGCCCCAGCCAAGAACCGAACAGCAGAATTTGCAGGACCTGCAACTGGCCACCCAGCTCGGAATCAACCACAATGTCGTCTATAGCACCAACGTCGTGTCACGAAACTTCATGCCTTACCTGATGGCTGCCTGTGATATTTATGCCGCCCCTTCACGCCTGGAAGGATTCGGGCTTCCGCATATCGAGGCGGGTGCCTGCGAGAAACCCGTAATCGGAATCAAGGCTATGTCTTTTCTGGATACACTCGTACACGAGGAGACGGCTTTCCTGGCCAAGGTAGCCGTTGAAGTCCGGCTGAGAGAGACCACCGTCGGTGAGGATTCCGGCTATGGGGAAAGCCATCGGGTGGTCTTCAAAAGCCCCCGTTCGGTCGACTATCGCGCCAGTATCCACGACATCGCCGAATACCTGATGGCACTGATGCAAAATCCCGAACTACGCCAGAAGATGGGTAAAGCCGGCCGGGAACGGGTCGTCAAACGGTTCGACTATCGGGTGGTGGCTAAAAAATTCTTGCAGCTGGTGACTGAATACAAGGGAATCTCGTGAGATGGGCCTGGATGCGCATACAGCGACACTGATCGACGCGACCGTTAAAGAGGCGGAAAAGGTCCTAGTTCATAATGCCCATGGTCCTTATCATGGTCTGCCCCGGACAGCAGGCTGGGGTTATCCGGAGCCATATACTCGCGATCTGATGATTGCCGCTCCGGGTATTCTTCTGACCGGGAATAAGGTATTGATCAACGCTTTGCGCAGGGTCCTGGAGACTCTGGCTCAAAATCAGAGTCGCCTGGGGCACATCCCTTCCCTGACTCACAATCGCGAAGAGCGAGGCGCCAGCGATACAACACCCCTGTTCCTCCTGGCACTGGCCCTCTACCGACGGGTAACCCAAGAGCACGATTTCCTGAAAGAAGCAGCACGCAAATCACTGCTCTGGATGGAATATCAAAGCCCCACTGACTGGGTTATCGTGGCCCAACAGCCTACCAGTGACTGGCGGGATGAACAGTGGGTCCTCGGATATGGTCTTTTCGTCAACACCCTGGTGTATACCTACCTGCGGCTCTGGGATCAACATGAAAGAGCACGATCCCTCCGCAGCAGAATGTCACGCTTCGCAATGGATGAGGAGGGTATTATCCAGCACGTAATTCCTGAAGGTCTCGCACTTCGGCGTCGGCCGTATTATGCCTTCTGGGCATATAAAATATATACCAGCGGCCGCTTTGATCTGGTGGGCAACAGTATTGCTATCCTGAGTGGAATCGCCTCCCCCACCAGGGCTCGCAATATCATCACCTGGGTGGAAAAGGAATGCGAGGCGCTCAAGCAGCGGGGAGAACTGTCGGTAGATTTGCCACCCAACTTCTTCCCCTATGTTCAGCCAAGCGATCCGGAATGGAGACATCGGGACAGCACCTATAATCGCCCTGGAGAATACCACAACGGGGGTATATGGCCCTGGACCTGTGGTCTTTATATTGCCGCCCTGGTGGCGGCTGGGCGACACCGACTAGCCCAACAGAAGCTCGCCGCCCTGACCAACCTCGTCCGGCTATCCCGCCAGTCCGATCTGGACTTCGGCTTCAATGAATGGCTTCGAGCTCAGGACAGTACACCGCAGGGCCAGGATTGGCAGACCTGGTCAGCCGCGATGTACATCTATGCGGCTGAATGTGTCAAACAGAATAGAACTCCCTTTTTCGATCAAGTCCGCGATTGGTAACGGTGAAAAAACCCATCGAAATAGGCCTTAAAGCCAGGTATCACATTGAATCAAGCTGTCCCCAAATTCCAAACATGGGAACCTTACCATGAAAGAAATAACGGCCTACGTGCGTCCGGACCGAGCCGATGATGTGATTCTGGCTCTTGAAGAAATCGGCATAAAAGGATTAACCGTCATCGACGTGGCTGCCATCGCGGGGTGGACGGATCCGCGAAGCGCTCGTTATTCATCCCGCTACGCGGCCCGTTACGGTAGTGTCGTCAAGCTCGAATTGATCTGTCTGGAAGCACAAGTGGATGCGATTGTTGCCGCCATCCGCGCAGCGGGCGCTACCGGTCAACCGGGTGACGGAATGATCTTCATTTCAAGTATGGACGAAGCCATTTCCATCCGAACCGGCGAGAGAGGCCCCGACGCTATCTGACTGCGTTCACCTGAAGCCTGACCGGGTATCAACGTCAAGGCCCCACGGGCAATCCCAGGGCTGCCTACTGCTTCAAGCCGATTGAAGGGACCGGGCCTACTCGGCAGTGATTTCAACCAGGTCCTCAAAACCAGACTCGCCCTTAACCGCCACTGCTCTCAGTAATCCTAATCCCGAGGCGTAGAACTTGTGTTCCACAATCCCCGGCTCCAGGGGATTCCATTCGGCCGTTTGCAGACAGTTGCCAAAGGTCCCGTATGGGACGGTGACCGTTTCGTTGAGGCTCAAAACCTGCGCGACGTCTTCGGCTTCTCCTTCAAAGTACTCCTGGCGATACCACAAGCCCTCGATGGGATTGGCAAGCATGATGATACCCGGCAGGGCACCAGCGACACCCGCTTCCCACGAACCAGCTGTACTCACAACTCGACCATCTTCAATCTCTCTGGAATCCTCTCCGAAATACCAGACATTACCGTGTTTGTCCTGAGCATACCAGTCGAAGGTGTCCTCCACCAGATGCCCTTCCTCGTACTCCCGGGCATTCACTACCACACAAGTGACTCCCATAATCACCCTGGTGTCAGCGGTATGCTCCTCCTCAACTCGAACCGATAGACCGTCCTCATTCTCACCTTCATACACATAGGTGGTGCCGGGCGTAATCGGAAAAAAGGCATTGCCTGTAATGGTGGAATCCTCAAAATCAGCCGTATCAATGACCACCGAGTAAGGCATATCAAGAGGATTCTCGGGCTCTAGGATGTCTTCATCCTCGCATCCTATCATGAGTAGGAAACCTGATAAAACCACAAAGCCAAACATCGAGAATCCTGCCTTCATTTCTCTTCTCCCCCGTTACTCAAATAGTTCGGGTTTAACGTTGATAACTGACGCCGACAAAAAAGGTTGCCGATTTATCTATCCGCTTTCCGAGGAGGTAGCCTTCGTCTTTCCAACCACCTTTAAGTAACAGGCCAAAACCTTTATAAAACTGATACTTAACATCAAAAGCGATAGCGGCGCCCCGGCCATACATATCCTGATCCCAGAGGTCACAAGCGGCCCCCAACGTGAATTTCCCCTGCTCCACCAGGCCGGGAACCTGGATACCGATACCGGTGTTCCTGTAAGGCCTGCCAGCTTTGATATACAGGGCATATAGCCTCCGGTTAAAGCGCAGATAATTGGTGAGATACAGCTCATATCCTAATGGTGAGGGATTGAATTG from Candidatus Neomarinimicrobiota bacterium encodes:
- the gatB gene encoding Asp-tRNA(Asn)/Glu-tRNA(Gln) amidotransferase subunit GatB, producing the protein MASEELHSTMEKWEPVIGLEVHAQLSTDTKIFCQCRRTYGAPPNTYTCPVCLGYPGVLPVLNEQAVEFAIRMGLAVGCRIRPLSRFARKNYFYPDLPKGYQISQYEEPLCEEGSLSFCMEDGSVKTVGITRIHLEEDAGKAIHGLEDESYIDFNRCGTPLIEIVSEPDVHSPEEAHRYLERLKQTLQYVGVSDADMEKGQLRCDANISVRLWGTAEFGTRTEMKNLNSFRGVERGLSYEIRRQVEILEQGGTVEQCTLTWDEAAGETHLLRTKEEAQDYRYFPEPDLVPLVIDQARVEAIRAELPELPAQVEERFTRDYGLRFQDIEILTRS
- a CDS encoding PIG-L deacetylase family protein, translating into MGKPKKALVAVAHPDDEVLWSGGTILMHPEYDWSIYTLCRRTDPDREPRFRKSLDYLRAGGEMGNLNDEPEQIALPTLIVAEAIHTLVPAGHYDWVLTHSPRGEYTRHRRHEEVGRAVLNLWEKGILDAKEIWLFAYEDGQGAYLPRPIPDADIITPLPESIWQAKFRLITSIYGFALESYEARTTPRTEAFWRIGSASEVKLWLTEKEAQR
- a CDS encoding glycosyltransferase family 4 protein, producing MKILVLYDYPPSPGGLATQGDLLYRGLKETGVDVHAVHFESAQEKEWYYRWFEPDVVVGIGYWGHVPHIVLHPQRYGVTPVPWLVSNGFMANYHEILEALPLVLVTSNWVKKIYIRDGLSGNNIELLPVGCDTDAFIARDRSDPKVAKVREALGVAPDQIMILTVGGDAASKGAQEVMQALALIDTRAPDWKYVCKVWPQPRTEQQNLQDLQLATQLGINHNVVYSTNVVSRNFMPYLMAACDIYAAPSRLEGFGLPHIEAGACEKPVIGIKAMSFLDTLVHEETAFLAKVAVEVRLRETTVGEDSGYGESHRVVFKSPRSVDYRASIHDIAEYLMALMQNPELRQKMGKAGRERVVKRFDYRVVAKKFLQLVTEYKGIS
- a CDS encoding amylo-alpha-1,6-glucosidase; amino-acid sequence: MGLDAHTATLIDATVKEAEKVLVHNAHGPYHGLPRTAGWGYPEPYTRDLMIAAPGILLTGNKVLINALRRVLETLAQNQSRLGHIPSLTHNREERGASDTTPLFLLALALYRRVTQEHDFLKEAARKSLLWMEYQSPTDWVIVAQQPTSDWRDEQWVLGYGLFVNTLVYTYLRLWDQHERARSLRSRMSRFAMDEEGIIQHVIPEGLALRRRPYYAFWAYKIYTSGRFDLVGNSIAILSGIASPTRARNIITWVEKECEALKQRGELSVDLPPNFFPYVQPSDPEWRHRDSTYNRPGEYHNGGIWPWTCGLYIAALVAAGRHRLAQQKLAALTNLVRLSRQSDLDFGFNEWLRAQDSTPQGQDWQTWSAAMYIYAAECVKQNRTPFFDQVRDW
- a CDS encoding P-II family nitrogen regulator, whose translation is MKEITAYVRPDRADDVILALEEIGIKGLTVIDVAAIAGWTDPRSARYSSRYAARYGSVVKLELICLEAQVDAIVAAIRAAGATGQPGDGMIFISSMDEAISIRTGERGPDAI